One Ahniella affigens genomic window, CTCATCGAAGTGCTTCAAGCACCCATTTCCCGGGAACGAATAGATCGCCAGCGAGGCCTCATCGAATGGCTGCAGAGCCATCGCTGCTGCCAGGGCAGCCTCAACAGCAATCTCTAGCCGCCCGTGATCCTTCATAGATCCAGAGACGTCGAGCAGGATCGATATGGCGGTACTCAGAGACACGCCGTCAGTACGTCGGGAAAAGACCCGTGGATCCCCCAGCAACGCACGACGAGGCCCTGAGGGAGCCAGTTTGCGACCAGAAGCTGCTCGCACGGTGTCTGCATCTGACTCAGCCTCGAGGAGCACCGCCATACGGCTGCGTAGAAGTGCAGTCGATGCACGGATACGGTCCAGGTTCGGCATCGGCCCTTTGGGCGGAAGACACCGCTGGGCTGTGCCGTCCATCTGAAGCTCACGAGGATTGAAAGTGACCGTCTCGACATCACCAGACGAGACCGCGGACTCGATGCTCTTACCAAGCTCCTCGTTTTCGGCCTCCCGCTGAAGTTCCGCCACATCGGGTACGTTCTTGTCCTCTAGAACAGCACGGAGCGCCTTTCGGAACTCGGTGGCTTTGGAATCTGCCCCCTGCTCGCCCTCCGCCCCGCACTCATCTTCTTCGTCCAAATTGCCAGTGACGCGTTGATCGGCTGCGGATTGCGATGCCCCGCTCTCGCTTGCCAATGCTTCTGCCTGTGCCTCTGTTTCGTCTGCATCGGGAGGCAAATCAGCGTCATCTGTGTCATTCCCACGTTCGGGTTCTGACTCCTCTGGTTCTTGCGCAGCTGTCTTCAACAGTGCGACCAACTCTGCTGCGGCTTGGAATGATTCCTCGGTCGAGCGCAGCATTGGAGCCAGCTTTGCGTGAGTATCGAGCATCATTCGGACATTGGCACCGAACCGCCGGTCCACCTCCATCGCAGCCAGTTCAGCAAAGCCGAGACAGTCGTCATGACCAAGCTGATCGGCAACAGAGCGAAGAAGCAAGTAGTTCAGCATAGTCGTGGCGTCTGTGTCTGAGGGTGTCGGCACGAGACTTTGCGCGATCCGAAGCTTGACAGTTGCCTTTCGATAGAAGGTGGCCTTGAATCCTGGCCACCGCTTGAACTGCAATGCATCGACGCGACGGTCCTCCAGGATATTGGCAATGACTCTCTCTAGGGACGGGACCTGAAACGGAGCGAAATCGGTGTGCTCCAGATGCCCAACCTCATGAACAGCAAGAGCGACATAGGTATCGACGATTGCAGCCAATTCCGCATCCGCCGTGCCGGTAGGCACGGGGATGCTCTGGAAATTGATCTGGCCGTCGCCCGACGAAGACGTCCGGTCACCACCGAAGGTGACAGAGAGCGCCTTCCCCGATTGCTCCAGCCACTCGCGAGCGTCTTCGAGCAGCATTCCTACCAGTATCGGTAGGCTTGACTTAATGGATCTCAGATTCATGTTTTCCTCAGAAGTTGAGGGGAAGCATCCCGCCTGCGAGCTGCAAAGCCTTTTGCGGCGGGGCCGCTTCGGGTAGCGATGCATAGCTCCACAACTGGTCGGGATCACGCAGCGCGCTCAGAACGGCTCGCAACGCAAACGTGCTGGTGGGGTCGAGTCGACCGTCGGGAATCCCAATGAGCGTCCCGTTAATTGCGTCCACAGCGGGGCCGATCTTCGGGTCGAGAAACGCGAAATTGCTGAGCTTGCTAACAAGCCGTCGCGTTGCATTCAGTGTCGCTTGGGTCACCTGGTCTTTCCTTGAAGCAGTGACGAGCAACCGCGCAGCCGGAGTTGCGATGTCCTTGAGCAGGCTTTCAAATGCCTGAGCACCGAGAGACGCATACCCCTCACCAAGCGCTGGCGCGTGATTGCGGGGAGCCGCAATCTCAAGCCACGTCCAGGAGAAGCTAAACGACGAACGGACCTGGGCGGGCGACATTTGGGCGTCCTTCAGCATGCTTGCCCACGTTGGATAGGCGGCTTGCTGAGTCGCATACGCGGTGGGCAGCTCTCCGACCAAGTAATCTACCTGATCGTTCCACTCGCGCTGAATCCCTTGGAGTGCCTTGTGCGTGGCTTCCGCCAATTCGGTAGGTACAGCCCAGCCCTTCAAAATGCGAACACCTTGGAGGGCAGCCGCTCGTTCGGCCTTGGCTGCAATGTTCCGAATTTCGGCCAGGAACGCTCCAGGCACAATCTGCTTCACGCCATCCCGCATCAGATCTTTGGGTGGTAACTGATTGGCGACCAATGAGAGGTCGGCGTCCCGATGGATGGCTTTTTCGCCTGACCAGACCCGTGTGGTCAGGTCCAGGAACAGGGCGTTTTCATTCAACGGATTCTTGATTTCCATATTGTGAGCTCCAGCCGCGAATTGTCACGGCATACAGGTTGGCGGCTTCGCCGCAACAGATTGAGTCGGAACACCGACCAAGACGAGGCCAACGGCCTCAGAGCTCACGCACCACCACGGGTGCTTGTTGGATCAGCGATCGAGGTAGAGCGTCGCTGATCGAACAAGCACCCCGGAGTTACCCGGGATGCTGTTTCTCAAAATCCCAGCGTTTGCACGCCGGAACGTGATGCCAGTCGACTGACGCTCACAATCACGTCCATCGATTCAACAGCCTGTTGGATTTCAGCCGGGAGTCTCGCAAGAGACTCCCGGAAGACGCTCGAAGCTTGGACCGTCTCACCCTTAGAGTTGAGCAGTTCAACGCCACTGGTGATGGCGACGGCCGAAACGAAGACCCGGAGATTCGCCGGCAGTTCAGAAACGTCAATCGTTCCTGTCTTGCCCAGTTCAAGACTGCAGCGGAGATTGGGGTTCGAAAGCTGCAGCACGGCGGGATCATCGGTTGACCCGATGAATCCAAGCAAGACGGCCAGCGCCTGGGCAATCTCAAGCGGTCGCTTGCTCACCATTGTCAGCGGCATCTTGAGCCGATTTCGGCTGTCATTTGTGCGCTCGCCCTTCGGGGGTACGACAGTAGCCACCTCAACTTGGCGATAGCCCTTTTTCTCTTGAAGCTTCAAGCTGGCGCGGTCCGCCATTTCACGTGCAGGGTCGTTGTCAACGCACTGACTGATCGGCACCTTTAGCGGGCGCAGAGTCTTACCTCGTGCCCCAAACTCGATGAGCACGCCGTCATGAAGCGCTGAGGCAATTCAAACAACCTCTCCGTGTTGGCCAGATCTGACCAGTGCGATCTGATCGGTCACGCTGCTGCTCCGCCGAACACGCCCTGTGCCAGCTTCCTTACTGCGTCACGAGCGTCGTATTGGAGCTTGTTTGCGTAGTTCCACATGAGAGTCTCTACGAACGGATTCAGCCCATCGCGTTCCATGGTCGCGGAGAGCAGAGCGTCGTTGATCCAAGAGACAGTCTCGTCAGTTGAGAGACCTCGAAGGATCCCGTCGGACCCGTTGTTCGCGCTGTTCCGGGTGCTGGCGAGCACCCGCATCACTTTGTCGAGCAATGCAGCATCCAAATCGGGAAAGTGTGCTTTGAGCACGCGCTTCTCCTGATCCGCATCCATGTAGCCGACTTCGACGACTCGTACGCGACGCGTAAGCGCGGCACTCTGTCGACGCGTACCAGCATAGAGTCCTGTGTCATCTCCCGTGCCATTGGTATTGGCGCTAAAGATCATGGCAAAACCAGGAGCTGCCTTGACGACCTGTCCGTCTGGCGTTGCGATCTGCCCAGAGTCCAAGATGGAGTAGAGCAAGGTGCCCTCTTCGGGCTTGAGCACGTCAACCTCGTTGATGAGAACGGGGTAGCCTCCGATCATCGCCTGAACGATACCGCCGGGCTGGTCGATGGTATTGCCATCCTCAATTCCGACCGTCCGGACGCCCTCCATGAGGTCGGTAGATCGGGTCGCGTCAAACACAAAGACAGGGACATTCAAGCGCGCGAAGAGCTGGGTGACGATACTCGTCTTCCCAGACCCAGAGGGGCCAGTCAAGAACAGGCCTTGAATCGGTTGGTGTGGATGCCGGTGGAGCGCTTGCTTCCAGGTCGCGATTACCGGGCGTAGCAGGTCCCGGCGGAACTGGTAAACGGGGTTTATCGCGGGCAATAGCGGGTGCTGGACCGGTGCGAAGCCTTCAACCTCAACAGGAGTGGCAGCGCCTACGATTTGACGGATGTCGTGGATTTGTCGTGTGAACATATTGGTTCCCCTCAAGATGCAATGCGCAGAATGTTTTGTGGGATCTTTCGGGTGCGTGCTACGCACCGTCTCAGTCCCGATCGGAAGCGATCGGGATCGATCCCGACGAACTCGCAATACACATCGAAACTCCGCGGGTCAGCTGGGTCGGGGTTAAAGACCCAGTTTTCAATCTCCAATCTCTCGGAGAAAGTCCTGTCCAGCATCAGTTCGATCTGTCGAACGAGCATTTCAGGAATGACCTTCGAGACTTCGGCAGGCGTCCACTCAGACCCGCCTGTTTCGGCGGCCATCCGCTTGGGGTATCTGTTGAGCCGGAGCTTTAGATCCAGCTGTTTGGCCTTACGGCCCTTCTGCATGGTTTCCTTGGCAATTCGACGCACACGCTTGGCAAAGCGCTTGACGAATTGTTCTGGCGAATCTCCGAAAAGATCGTATGTTTCCATTTGTCCTCCATTAGGAAGGCAAGGCTTCCCGGCAGGGAGAGCCCTGCTCGGGTGCTTTCACGTGATGAGCTGGTATCGCCAGCAAGTCGGACCCAAGTTGGGTCATGATCACGGGGCTCAGCGTTGGAGCCTTCTCCCAGTGCGCTGCGAAGCACTCGGAGAAGGCCCCGATTGATCGGGGCCGTTTGAACGTATTGGGGCTATCCGCATTTTGAGTATGCACATGCCTGGCATGTAGGGCAGCCGTCCATAATGACTACAGAATGTTCGCCGCAACTAGGGCACTGAATCCCTGATGGTTGCTTTGATGCAGGCACTTGATTGACCGGTGCCGCCTCGACGTTAAACAGCTTGAGCTGCTTTCTTGCGACAACCTTGCCGCTCTCATCAAGGATTCCGAGAGCGACGTATCTGGCCAGGATGCTCTGTGCGACAAACGCAAGGGTGCTTGCGAATACACGCTGTTTCCGTGTGATCGGGCAGAACGCCCAGAGGTCACCCATCGGCTCAGAATCCTCGCGAAGTGCGAGTAACTTGAGGCCAATCCAGGCCGGATCGGCAACTTGCATGTCTTTTGACAGCAGCTTGGCGATGCCGTGCCAGGCGGCAGGGAACGCTCCAGCAAACCACACACTATGCGGCCAAGCTGCTCCATCTTCGAGCTCGGTCTCGGCCATGAAGACGCGGAAGTCGTCGCCCTTGCCGGCATTCTCAACGTCAAAATACCGGGCGGCGCCCACGTCACCATGGCGCGCTTTAGGCTCGCTTGGCGCGACAAGTGCACGCAACATGGCGGAGTCGGTTGGCTCAATCTGACTCAGGTAGCCGACGCGATCACACGCGATCTGGACGTAGCGAGCCAGGGCCGCAACAGGGCTCCCGACAGCAATTGGTACTGACTGCCCTGGAAGTTTGACCTCGACTGCATCACCGGTGATTGCAACCAGGGAGCTGAGTTTCTTGGCCAACCACGCGCGATCCTTGGTCCGCATGTCGAAGGACAGAAGTCGGGCGACAGCGGCCAGTCCGCGAGGTGCTTCGGCGAAGGGAACGAGGACTTCGAACGGTTCCTGACTGTCCTCGCCGAAGTAATTGACGGTCACAGCGAACTTGGCACCGCTATGACTCCGCACCACTGGGCTCGTCCATCCAATGGTCCCTTCAGGAGTATCTGGCCTTGTCGGCCACACGAGTTTGTCCGCGACTGTTGCTCGGGAGTTCAGGCGAAGCCGATCAATGACAGACGCCTTCGGAGGCTCCAGAACAGCGCCGCTCGAAGGGTCCTTTTGCCCCACAACGGACACGCCTTTGATTTTCTTGCTGATCCTGATCACTTCGCTCTCCCGGCAGCTACGATTCCGGTCGGAGACATGCCGAACAGGCACAAGATGCTGCTGCCTCGACTTTTGCGGTTGAGAGTCTCAGAGCGTGAGAATGCAGCCAGGTCATTGCACAGGCTTCGTGTGGTGGTTCTACGAGAGTACACATGGTTCATTGGTTTTCCTTTTGGCCCCGACCAACGGGGGCCACTGCAACACCCGACCAAGGCATTGGAGTGGCCCTCGGCGCGGGCGTATTGCGAATTCATGGGAATACAGCCCTAAGCATCCCGGTTGTGCACCGTATCTAGCGCTGGCTGCGTGGGGAGGCGCCTGTTCAGTTTGCGCGTATCGGCCGATGGGAAGCCTAAACAGAACGATTGCGGCAGCCTGCGCGGTTGACCTGCTCGTGTTGGATTGCTGAGAGCATCCGCCGCAACGGGCGGTGCGCGTCGCGAAGGTCAGCGGACAGTGCGAGCCCGAGAATGTCGATCAGCATAGTGTCTCCATACAAAAAGAGGCACCATGCGCAAGGCAGCGGTGCCTCGCGTGAGGTGATTGTGACAGGATGCCCTCCTGCAGGGCCGTACACTGACGGATGTATCGAGCGTACTACCGCGGTTAGACTCCTTTGAGCCCTGAGATGCGCGGATAGCAAAACCGGGTCCCGAACTTCGGGACCCGGTCGACTGTCGTCAAACGGATTGAACTTTCTTGCTTTCCGGCGATGCTGTGCGGGTTTCCCGCTTCCTCAACCCCTTCATGTCGCCATCCCAGCAGGCATGGCGGTATTCGCATTGAGTGCACGGCGTATCGAACCCCATTCGGGACTGCTTTGGGAATCGTTGCGCTCGAATCGCCTGGGCGACCCACTGGAGCTTTTCAACGAACTCGGCAATCTCGCCGTCCGAGCGACGCTTGCCGATGTCGCTCAACTGCCAGACCGGTCCTTCACCCCGATCGGTCTTTGGAACCTTTCGTTTGATCCCTTCGAAGTAGGCGAAACCTTGAACCTCAGGAATGCCTAGTCGCTTCGCGTGCGCATCCAGTACCAATTGATAGAACGTGCCTTGGTCCGAAACGCTCGAAAATCCCTCTTCAGAAAAACGAATGGGAGTCTTTGCGTCAACGACCAGGAGATCATCATTGTCCGTGAACGCCACGAGGTCTACCTTGATCGATGCCAATATGCCCCGACCAATGGCCGCTTCCAGTGGGCGTTCAACGAGTGGCTTTGCCTGATTGTCGAATGCGACTGATAGACCCGATTCTGCGAATGAGCTTTCGAATCGGGACATGAGCATCTGACCCGTGTGTAACAGGTCTTCCTCAGACCACAAGGAACTATAAGAGACCGTCGTCGACGAGGTGGCGGCATTCCACTTGTCAGTAAACACCTGAACCGGATCGCAGGGCCGGCGGTACGCCGAAGCAATCAATGACGCCTCAATCGCCTGATGTGTTGCGGCCCCGAACACGAGGGAGGCACTTGTCTCTATGGCCTCAAAGCGCCACACATATTTCCACGCGTATGCTCGGGGGCAGGACTCATATGTCGCCAGTCGAGAGGGTCCCAAGCGAATGGTGCTCACGTAGCACCCCGCGCGGGTCGCCTCAAGCCTTTGAGGTGCGCCTTTGCCGCCTCTTGCGTCTCAAACACCGGTACAGGCCCAAGTTGCTGCGCTTGATGGAACGCGTAGATCTGAGTCAATGTGGCAGCCGCCACGCCGTTACTCAACGACAGCTGATAGGAGCTGGGTGCTTCCGGTTGAGGCGGCACAATGGTGGCCCCAGTCGGTTTGGCATCAATGGTGGCAACGAGCTCTGCCTTGCGTTCAGCCTGGCCATCTGCGGGGACAACTGCAGGATGAGGGCGAGACTGTTCGCCGAGCGGTCGAACGGTATCCGCTTCCGGAAGCGATTCGGGCAGTACGTCGGCTGCCAGCAAGGGCTGCGCGAGTGCCTCGATGTTGGGCGGGTAACCAAGCGCCTTGGCGAGGTCTCCGCGCGCGTTCGTCTCAGCCCTTTCCCAGTCCTGAGTCTCGCGAATCAACGCAACGTGCGTGGCGTTGGCGATAGTGGTACCCGAAGGATTTCGGAGCTCAGCTGAGAACTTGACGGTTTTGGCGGTATCGCTGAGCTTGAGGTCAATGACCTCGGCCGAGACGGTAGATACCCAGCCCAGACTGGGCGGATACGCCCGCAGGACGGCCGCCCAACGGCAAAGCGCCGGCCAATACCGAGATGGCGTTGGCGCGCCGAGGGCGTCGATTGCGACGACAAGCTCAGGTTTTGCGAGCTCATAGAGCTGCGCGATTGAATAGTGCATATCATTACCTCTCCCGGCGATCTGATTGATCGGCCCCGCCGGGTATTGCTCCCGGCCGCGGGATCAGTAGTGGTATCAGCTTGGCATTGTGTCGCCAAAGAAGTTGGGTGGCA contains:
- a CDS encoding RecB family exonuclease, with protein sequence MSTIRLGPSRLATYESCPRAYAWKYVWRFEAIETSASLVFGAATHQAIEASLIASAYRRPCDPVQVFTDKWNAATSSTTVSYSSLWSEEDLLHTGQMLMSRFESSFAESGLSVAFDNQAKPLVERPLEAAIGRGILASIKVDLVAFTDNDDLLVVDAKTPIRFSEEGFSSVSDQGTFYQLVLDAHAKRLGIPEVQGFAYFEGIKRKVPKTDRGEGPVWQLSDIGKRRSDGEIAEFVEKLQWVAQAIRAQRFPKQSRMGFDTPCTQCEYRHACWDGDMKGLRKRETRTASPESKKVQSV
- a CDS encoding DUF3150 domain-containing protein — protein: MEIKNPLNENALFLDLTTRVWSGEKAIHRDADLSLVANQLPPKDLMRDGVKQIVPGAFLAEIRNIAAKAERAAALQGVRILKGWAVPTELAEATHKALQGIQREWNDQVDYLVGELPTAYATQQAAYPTWASMLKDAQMSPAQVRSSFSFSWTWLEIAAPRNHAPALGEGYASLGAQAFESLLKDIATPAARLLVTASRKDQVTQATLNATRRLVSKLSNFAFLDPKIGPAVDAINGTLIGIPDGRLDPTSTFALRAVLSALRDPDQLWSYASLPEAAPPQKALQLAGGMLPLNF
- a CDS encoding AAA family ATPase, translated to MRSTHPKDPTKHSAHCILRGTNMFTRQIHDIRQIVGAATPVEVEGFAPVQHPLLPAINPVYQFRRDLLRPVIATWKQALHRHPHQPIQGLFLTGPSGSGKTSIVTQLFARLNVPVFVFDATRSTDLMEGVRTVGIEDGNTIDQPGGIVQAMIGGYPVLINEVDVLKPEEGTLLYSILDSGQIATPDGQVVKAAPGFAMIFSANTNGTGDDTGLYAGTRRQSAALTRRVRVVEVGYMDADQEKRVLKAHFPDLDAALLDKVMRVLASTRNSANNGSDGILRGLSTDETVSWINDALLSATMERDGLNPFVETLMWNYANKLQYDARDAVRKLAQGVFGGAAA
- a CDS encoding VWA domain-containing protein, which encodes MNLRSIKSSLPILVGMLLEDAREWLEQSGKALSVTFGGDRTSSSGDGQINFQSIPVPTGTADAELAAIVDTYVALAVHEVGHLEHTDFAPFQVPSLERVIANILEDRRVDALQFKRWPGFKATFYRKATVKLRIAQSLVPTPSDTDATTMLNYLLLRSVADQLGHDDCLGFAELAAMEVDRRFGANVRMMLDTHAKLAPMLRSTEESFQAAAELVALLKTAAQEPEESEPERGNDTDDADLPPDADETEAQAEALASESGASQSAADQRVTGNLDEEDECGAEGEQGADSKATEFRKALRAVLEDKNVPDVAELQREAENEELGKSIESAVSSGDVETVTFNPRELQMDGTAQRCLPPKGPMPNLDRIRASTALLRSRMAVLLEAESDADTVRAASGRKLAPSGPRRALLGDPRVFSRRTDGVSLSTAISILLDVSGSMKDHGRLEIAVEAALAAAMALQPFDEASLAIYSFPGNGCLKHFDESIRSALPKFALSTWGSTPMAEAILIATGELVKRDEARRILVVITDGEPDNAPATRAVVRGMQAAQVECVGIGIQLPAITGIFPCSRVIQSVDQLPQALMATLKNQILAAA